One window of the Sulfurimonas crateris genome contains the following:
- a CDS encoding triose-phosphate isomerase, which translates to MIIAANLKTNLTREKTAKYIAEVESFLSKNSISEEVFVFPATSSLNSHSGAVVVGAQNAYPTTNGAFTGEIGYEQLEEFGIKTILIGHSERRHIIGETQEELVKKFNFYKELGFKIIYCVGEPLEIREAGFDSMMEYISAQYEGIDALYENLIVAYEPVWAIGTGLTPTNEDIVAIHAELKKKSSAPLLYGGSVKVTNAAEVLALDGVDGVLVGSAALYAEHFCTMCEYAQSLSK; encoded by the coding sequence ATGATAATTGCAGCAAATTTAAAAACAAATCTCACAAGAGAGAAAACTGCCAAATATATAGCAGAAGTAGAGAGTTTTTTAAGCAAAAACAGCATCTCTGAGGAAGTTTTTGTTTTTCCTGCAACATCAAGTCTAAATTCACATTCCGGAGCCGTGGTCGTAGGTGCTCAAAATGCATATCCTACAACAAACGGTGCATTTACGGGCGAGATCGGTTATGAGCAGTTAGAAGAGTTTGGCATAAAAACTATTCTTATCGGTCATAGCGAGAGAAGACATATAATCGGCGAGACTCAAGAGGAGCTTGTAAAAAAGTTCAACTTCTATAAAGAGCTTGGATTTAAGATCATCTACTGTGTTGGTGAGCCTTTAGAGATAAGAGAAGCAGGGTTTGATAGTATGATGGAGTATATATCTGCTCAGTATGAGGGGATAGATGCTTTATACGAAAACCTGATCGTAGCTTATGAGCCTGTTTGGGCGATAGGAACAGGACTTACTCCGACAAATGAAGATATTGTAGCGATACATGCAGAGCTGAAGAAAAAATCATCAGCTCCTCTTCTTTACGGCGGAAGTGTTAAGGTGACAAACGCGGCGGAAGTTTTGGCTCTTGATGGAGTTGACGGTGTTTTAGTAGGCAGTGCAGCGCTTTATGCGGAGCATTTTTGTACGATGTGCGAGTATGCGCAATCATTGAGTAAATAA